The genomic region GTAACCGTCCGGGCTTGGTCCCACTTTTCAAAGCAGGCAGTCTGGTGTAAGATTTGTGGATGGATTTGGAGTTGGTGGATACGGGGGCGAAGCGCGACAGTCGGGGTCGTCGGATCGAGAGTCGTGAGGAGCGTGAGCGTTTACTTGAGAGCTACGATGGGAGCGGATTGACGCAGAAGGCCTTTGCGCGGCGCGAGGGAGTGGCCTACAACACGCTGGTGTACTGGCTCAAGCAGCGTCGCGAGCGCAGTCAGGCAGGTGGAGGCGTCGAGTCTAAACCTCTTTTCCATGAGATGACGGTGCCGTCCTGCGGGGCCTCTTTGTTGGAGGTATGTTTGCCGGAGGGGCTGATCTTGCGCGGGGGCGATGCGCAGTCGCTGGCGGCATTGGTCAAGGCGTTGCGATGCTGAGCTTGCCCCATCAGCTGCGAGTTTTTGTGGCGGTGGAGCCGGTGGACATGCGCAAGCAGTTTGACGGGCTGTGGGCGGTGGCACGGGACCACTTGGGCGAAGATCCCAAGGGCGGGGCGCTGTTCGCCTTTACGAACAAGACGCGCAACCGCCTAAAGCTGCTGTATTTTGACGGGACGGGGGTGTGGGTGTTTGCCAAGCGCATCGAGCAGGGGCGGCTGAGCTGGCCGATCGGCAGCGACACACGCAAGCTGACGATCACCCCGGCGGCGATGACCATGCTGATGAACGGCATCGACCTGAAGCAGGGGACGCTCAAGGCGTGGTACGAGCGTTAAAATCAGCACGGTTCTCAACACTGTCTTGACGGCCATCGTATCATGTTTTGGATACAGGCATGGACAGCGACGCGGGCTCCCCGGATGTGGAACAGTTGCGGCGCATCGTCGATGAGCAAAACGGCGTGATTGCGGTTTTACGCGAGCAGGTGGACTGGCTCAAAAAGCAGCTCTTCGGGGCGGGCAAAAGTGAGAAGCTCGACAGCGCTCAACTGCGCTTGCGCCTGGACGACCTGGAGCGCCAACTCGAAGCGGTCGAAAAACAAAGTATCGCTTACGAACGTCGTGCCCCCAAGGCGGGCAAACATGAAACGCCTGCTGAGCGCTTCAAGGACCTGCCGGTGGAGGAGACCGTGGTGATTGAGCCGCCGGAGGTGCAGGCCGAGCCGGAAGCCTTTGAGAAGATCGCCGAAGAAGAGACCCTTGAAGTCGATATCCACCCGCCGAAGCTGTTTAAACGCCGCCTCGTTCGCCCCAGGTATCGCCGCAAGCTTGACCGCTCGCAGCCGCCGGTGGTGGCCCCCGCGCCCAGGCGCGTGATCGACGGCAGCTACGCTTCGGCGGGCCTGTTGGCCTGGATCGTTTTAAGCAAATACGTGCAGCACCAGCCGCTTTACCGCCAGGAAAAAGCCTCGTCCATGTGGGGCGCACCTTTGTCACGAAAAACCATGACAGACTGGGTCGAGGCCGTAGCCGAGTGGCTCAAGCCCATCTACAACTACATGCGAACGGACTTGCTCGCGGGCCCCTACATCCAGGCGGACGAGACGCCGGTGCGCTACTGCGACTCCGACCACAAAAAAGGCAAAACCGAACAGGGCTGGCTCTGGGCCATCTCGCGGCCCGGCGGCGACGTCGTCTTTGACTGGCGGCTCTCTCGCCGACACGGCGAGCTGACGTCATTGCTGGACGGATACACCGGCCTGCTCCAGTCCGATGCCTACGGCGCCTACGAAGACTATGCCTCGGGCAACAAGGACGTCATCGCCCTGGGCTGCATGGCCCACGTCCGGCGCAAGTTTTACGACGCCCTCGCCTCCAACAAACGCGAAGCCACCCTCGTGCTCCGACTCATGGCCAGGCTTTACGAACGCGAGGCCACTTACCGCGAAGAAAACCTCGTCCCCGACGAGCGCAAACGCCGCCGTCAGCGAGAAAATGAGATCACGCTGACCCGCCTGCAAAAGGTCATCTCCCTCGCCAGCCGAAAGGCCCTCCCCAAGTCCGCCCTCGGCAAGGCCTGCGCCTACGCCATCTCCCAGTGGCCCCAGCTCGTTGCCTTCCAAAAACACGGCATCGCCGAGATCGACAACAACCTCATGGAAAATGCCATCCGCCCCTCAGCCCTGGGAAAGAAAAACTTCCTCTTCATCGGACACCCCGAGGCCGGCCAACGATCCGCCATCATCTACTCCATCGTCGTCTCCTGCCAGCGCCACAACATCGAACCCTTCCAATACCTGCGCAACATCCTCTCGCGCCTCCCCAATATGACCAACCAGCACGACATCAGCGCTCTGTCACCTGCCAAATGGTCACCAATAGCAACCCAAGCCTGAATCCAAATCGTAACCAGTGGGAAACCCCAAGGGTTACCAGAGAGAAAAATCCACCCTCACAAAGGCAACTCAAGCAGGACACACTCCGGACGCTTACGTTTCAACATTGCTGCTGTATATTAAGTTACTGACGCGGGAGGGGTGGCCCATGGAGAGCCTTGTTGCCAGCCAGGGATTGGTAGCGCGGGTGTGGGTGCGCATGTGCCGGGCGATTGCGATTTTCCAATCGGCGGCCTTGGGGGCGCGGACAATATCTTCTGACGATTTTTCGTGCTGCTTGAGTTGTTCTACCAGTGCCTGCTCCCAACGATATTCATTGAGGTTGCGGACATCGTCACCGCAATGGCTCCTCCGTAACTCAAGCTTGTTCATGCGCTCCAATACCTGCTCCCGATACGCCCCGTCACCGATCAGCCAGCCCCGACAGTATTCCCGGCTCAGGAGTTCCCGTTTCACAGGGTCTGACTCATCGGCCAATGCCAAAATTTTTGCGTACGCATTCATCCCTTTCAGGCTGTCGGGCAGATGCAGTTGGCCGAGAAATTCCGCACGCACCAGCGAACTGAAAGCGAACAGCCCTTGCCATACGTACACCCCAGCACAAACACCGGCATAAATCAATATTTAGATTATTGACATGACCCCGTCGGCTGCAGCCCTCAGCGCCCCTCCCTGACCCCTTCGGGGTTTACGTACGGAGGGCTTTTTCAGGCGCGACTAAACTAAGAATGTTTTACGTCCTTAGCTAGGTCAGCCCCTTAATCTTTATCAGTATTTCTTTCACCGGGTTGACTCAACCAGCAGGCCAATGACGCAATAACAACAGGGACACTTCCCCAATCCAATAGCAGAGGGATCCATGCATATTTCCAACTCCCGGTAATAGGCAACAAAACGATTCCCATAGTCAAAACGAATCCACCAATAAAGGGAATAGCAGATGCCCATTGTTTTTTTAAGACATGATTATTCACAAACACAGCCCAATTCATAACGGCGATGTAACCACCAAATAAGAGTAAAACAGCTGAAGCAATCCATTGTATGATATCCATAATCAATCCTTGGGGTCGGCCATTTTCTCAGGCATAGGCTCTGGAGTTTTTTCAGGCACATAAGCTCTTTGGCCAAGCATTTTTTTCACCCCCCCAAAAGGACCTTTATCTGCCCATGTTGCTGTAGCCGCTTGGCTAGGAGGTTTTAATGTGCTTCGAGGCACTTGAAACTCTTGCCCTGATGATGGGCGAGCAAATTCATTACCAGCCCCAGGTTGCCATTTGCCTGACTTCAGCCAATTCGCTAAAGAGGCTTTACCTTCCATTACAAAATCACCTGGCCTGAGTCCTTCACGTCCCCACCGTGAAACCGTCACTGTAGTCGACTCCTTCGTCTCAGCCGATGAAGAAAAGGAGGTAGAACTCCCCTCAGGAGCAGTCGTCGGCTTGAAACTCGATATAAGCTTAGCCCCCATCACCCCCGTGAATGTCATTTTAGCTGCTCCCGTCAGGCTCTTCTCTGCGACCTCCACAGGGTTTGTAATCGGAGTAGTTGAAATTTCCCCGCCTTGATTTTTGACGATTTTCTCACCTTGAACTGCCTCATACCAATCCATCGCACCAGACTCACGAGAAAATCCTACTCCAGCGGCAGTTAGTCCCGATTCCAATCGGCCATTTCCACCTTCTCTCATGAGGTTATACGCACCAATCGCCTCCTGTCGGACATCACGTGCGTGTTGGTACTGCCTCATCATAGTTATTGGAGTGGGAATCCCCATCCTAGACGCCATTTGATCAAATCCGGCATACGCATCACTCCACCAACTCAGCCCCCTTGGGTCGAACTTGGTCCACGGGTTCTGAACAACGTAGGAATAGAGATTGGGGCCATCAACGAAACCCAGCGGGTCGCGGGTGATGAAGGTGCCCGTTTCCAGGTCGCGGTAGCGGAAGCCTTCGTTCAGGAGCCCGGTCGGGTCTTCGTCCTTGGTGTTAGCGCGTTGGCGGTCAAGGGTCGCACCGGGAGCGATATACTCTTCGGAGGAGGCGGTGTCGCCGTGACGCCCGAAGGCTTCATAGGCCGCCTGATAAGTCAAAGAACTGTTACCATCGGTCGCGGCAACCACGTCGCCCCGACTGTTGTAATGCTTATAAGAAGGAGTGCCGCCACGCAAGCTGTAAAGCAGACCCCCGATACCGCCCCCGTAATCGCTACCGCGGATATATTCGACCGAAGGCGTCCCTGCCCCTCCGTCGTACTCCTGCACGGAGGTGCCCCCCGAGAAGGACACCACAGTGGCTAATCCGCCCGCCCCTGATTCATCCCGCTGTACACGGCGCGTCCGGTAGTCGTAAGCGTAGCGGTAGACCGCGTTCGGCGTAGAGGTGTAATACGTTGCCTGGATGGCGAGATCGGCATGCTCTTGGTCGTCCGTGCCGGGATAAATATCGATCAAGTGCTTCTCCCCACCACCCTCCATCAGCTTGACCAGACGGTTTTCCCGGTCATAGGTGTAGCTCAGGACCTTCCCGCCCGCGGCCGCATTCGCGACGCTACCGCTCCGGTTGCCGTTGGCATCGTAAGTATAGGTCGTCTCCGAACCGCTAATCGCATCAGTCGAGGACTCCAACTGATTCAGCGTATTGTTAGCGTATGAATACGTGATGTTGGACGTGGGAACACCATCTACTGCAACTATTTTGCCAGTACGGTTATGGGCAGCGTCGTAGGCATAGGTCGTCACAGTATCATCCGGACCACCCACCTCCCAATCGATCGCTTCAACCAAGAGCCGATTCGCATCGTCATAAGTGTTGGTTACCGTACGCGCAGTCACATTCCCCGCCGGATAGGTCTCCCCAATCTGCTTGAGATTGCCAAACAGGTCGTAGGCGTTAGTCGTGACATACAACTCACTGCCCACTACCCCCGGCCCAATAATGGCCTTTTTCCGGCCCAAGCTATCATAGGTGCTTTTGATAATATCACTATTGGGTTGCTCGGTCTCACGAATATTACCAGCCAAGTCATAACGATAGGTGGTGGTCCGGCCCCCTTCAGTAATTGTTCTGGTACGGTTAAGGGCGTCGTAAGTACTGGTTAGCGTTAGCGTATTACTCCCCAAAATATCATAAACCGTTTCCCGCCGGTTGCCTGCCAGGTCGTAGCGGTAGCGGTGTGTGACTCCAGCCGAAGTCTCGAGAACAACTCGGTTCAGGGCGTCGTATTGGTATTCAACATCCGTGTCCGAGGCTTTGTTTTCTGTAACCGCCCGGATATTGCCGACACCATTATAGGTGTATGAGCGGTTCTCCTCCGAGGCCCCCGCATAGAGCACATCCTTCAGCCGATTCCGCAGATCGTAGGTATAGTCCGTTCGATGGCCATTGGCGTCGATGCGCGCGGTCTGCATCATGGCATCGTAAACCAAGGTGGTCGTATCCCCCCCACCATAGGTTGTCGTCAGATTACGGCTCAGTCCGTCGTAGGTAAAAGTCGTGGTCTGGTCCTCGCCATCTCTCACACTGATCAAGTTACCCTCAGCGTCATAGTTGTTGGTCACCGTGATGTTCGCCGCATCGGTCGTCGCCAGCAGACGCCCCAGAGCATCGTAGCTGTTTAAAGCGCTCCGACGAGACCGGTTAACGGAGCCGCCACTTTGGGCTCCCGCGTAGCCCTGCCAAGTCTCAGTAATATTCCCCGCCTGATCGTAAACACTTTCCGTAACCAGATAGTTCGTCGTGAGCCCGTTATCCCAATACTCAACCGACGGAGTGAATGCATATACCGGCCGATTTGCAGCGTCGTACTCCGTAACGCTGGTGTTATTGCGCGGGTCTGTCACACGGGTAATATTGCCAACGTCATCATAACCAGTAATAATCGTGGGTTGAGCCGCCCCTGCGGACGCACCGCCTTCGTCAATATAGGCGACAGAGGGTTGATGCTCTTCTGTTTGGCGATTTCTAGCATCGTAGGTATAGGTCCACTCGTTGCCGCGCGGATTCCTCATTCTGGAAACGTTGCCCGCCGCATCGTAAAACGTCTTTACAGACGGCCCGGTGCCCGCCCCACCGGCCTCCTGCCAACTACCGCCCTCGTCAATGTACCCCACCGGCGGTTGCCGGACAACAATGGGCCGGCCTGCACGATCGTACTCGGTGACCGTTTCCCGCCCCATCTCATCGACAACCTTCCAAGCCAGCCTCGTACTCGTATACGAAGTCTCGATGAAAGTTGCATCCGCGAATGTCACCCGGGTCGGACGATTGAGCGCGTCGAAGTCAGTAAGCGTCGTGTGCCCCAATGGATCGGTCACCGACTTCGGATTACCGTTTTTATCGTAAAGTGTTTTGGTTTCTGCGAATTGCCCCTGAGCATACTCGACCCGCGATAGGATCAGCTGGTAACGCTCGTCGTACGTAACCACTGTTCGGTACCCACGTGGACCAACACTGAGCGTCGGCTTGAAGCCCGACACGTTAAAAACCGAACCGCCCGAATTTTTTCCATAAACGAAAGTCGTAACAATATCCTCGGTCAGACCGGGATTTTCTGCGGCCCGCTGGCTCTGACTTTTGACGCGTTGGATTCCGTCGTAAGTGTAGCGCGTAGTGGGGCCATCTACAACCGATGTGCGAAGAAGCGAATTAACGAGATTATAGGCATTCAAGGTAATAAGGTCCGTCTCAGCCCCCACTCCCGTTAAAGTCCTGGAACTGCTATCAAAACTAAGGTTCCCATCCATATCCCGGACCACTTTGATCCGGCGGTTTAGCACATCGTACTGGTAACCGGTCAGGTGCCTATTTGCATCCTGCTCCAGCACCTTGTTTCCCCGCTTGTCATAAGTATACTCAATATAGCTATCATCATGGAATGTTGTCCGTGTCAAACGGTTGCGTGCGTCATAGGCAAATCCAGTCGAATGCTCCTTTGGGTCTGTAGCCAGGCGCAGATTTCCATTATAATCGTAATGGTAGGTTGTCGTTAGGGGAGCAACTGCTCCACCATCGGCATCCGCAGTCGGATATATTGTTTCCGAAGCAACACGACCCTGAGCATCAGGCGCGTAGCCGGTGACGAGGTTCCCGCTCCACGCCGGATCCCCGGGCTGTTGCCCGATATGGGTTTGACTTGTCTTGAAGCCGGGCCAGCCAGCATTGCCGTAGGCATATTCCATCTGGTCGACCGGCATTCCCCCACCGGCAGCATATACCCGGACAGCGATAGGACGCCCCATATCTTCCATCTCTGGCATCCCAGGAACGTTCTCCCAGTCCTTATCCAGGATGGTCTCAGTCACATTTCCCGCCGGATCCGTATAGCTAACCATCTTGCGATAGGTCGGATCGTAAGCAAAATATTTGTGGAGCGTGCCCACACCCGTTACCGACTGCTTCTCACTGGTCGGATCATCATAGTAGCTGTAAGTATTTGGCCAGACAGCCTGAAGTGCCGTTGGCACGTCGATACCGTTACCTGCACCCGTATAATAGTAGTTCCGCACATTTCCGCTCAGATCGGTTGCCGAAGCTAGAGCGAGGCCTGCGCTGGGGCTAAACGTATACACCTCCTGGCCCAAATCTCCATGCTGGACGCGCATCGTCGTATAATAGAGAATGCGAGGGTCCTTGTAGCGGGTGATAGAATCTCCCTGCTGGTAGAGTTGGTGGAACTGCTTGAGCACCTCAATTTGAATATTTTCAAACTTATAAGTCGTGGTAAAACCTTCAGCATCCGTCACTGAATTGGTCTTGTTATCCGTTATGAGGTCCTCTCCGTCCTCATCCTCGGCAATGGTAGTGATACGCATGCGCCTGCCGGCTTCGTTGTTCCCCAGTTCGAAAGTGCTCTCACCGATCGGCAGTTCTACCTTTTTCACATAACGCGGGTTTCCCGTCTGGATATAATACCCGCTGGCAACAGAGTTTGTCACAAAAGTCTCCTTGGAGTGATCAAAGCCGTAGGTAAATGTATAAGTCTGGTCGTTGGCGTCGGTAATAGATTCCAGGTTGATGTGTTCGTAATCGATATGCTGCGTAATTGAGTCGCAAGGCGCCAAGCTCTCCGGATCCTCGTAAGGAGCGACATCCTCCAAGTCCTCTGGGTTTCGCGGAGTATAATCCCCTTCCGTCACATGCTCGTAGGTATACGTGGAAGTACTTTCATCAGCAAAGGATACCTCACTCAGTACAGCCATATCTTGCGTCACATTAGCCGCTACCCGAGGATCGAAAACGTCATAACTAACCGTCCCGTAAGCGTAATCGATCTCGTTGCCGTTGGGGTCCCAGACTCGGGTAACACGATTTCCCTCCTGACGCAGCCAGATTTGAAGGCCGGGGATAGGCGTGCCAACCGTTTCTTCGGTTCCAAGTCGGCAGGCCTGAATCTTGACTGGTATCAGCCCCTCTGTGTCACCGTCCGAATAGGTATAGGCAAGTTGATATCCCATGCGGTCTGTAACCGTCTCCAATCGCGCATAGCTGCATATGTCCTGGCTTTTACTGCCTTCCACACGATCTCGCATGACCTCCTGTGTCGCGCTCAGCTTATTGAAGCGCAGGACGCTCCCGTGCTTGTGACGGAACAGGAAGTAATCGTCCCCTTCTTCAAGTTCGGTCATGAATGACTTAGCCTCGTGGCTGGAGGTCGGCATGGGAAGCCAACCGTCACCAAACTTGACAAAGGAAAAGGCCTGCCCGTTCTCATCAATGACGGTAGCCCTCACGGGCTCTTCATATTGATCGATATCCGGCCCCTGGGGAGTCACCACCTTCACATACGAGCATACATTGCTCGTCCAGCAGGCGCCAAAGGGTTTGGCCGGGTCCTCGGTCGGGCGCAGCCCACTGTTTTCGCAAAAAATTTCACTCGTGAGGTTGCGCCGCAACGAAAGCGTCAAGTCGCTGCCCTGAATCGGCACATAAATATCCGTAACGCCATGAACCAAGCCCAGATTGAAGGCATCAATGTAGGTTTCCTCCTTCGCTTCGTCATTCTGGTTGGCATCCTGAGGCCGCTCATCCGCTATCGGTCGCCCATTCAAGGCTATCTTCCGGTAACGCGGCCCCGTTGCATCGCTGATCGGGATGTTATAGTAGTTAGGCGATGGAGGAGGTGAGCTCTCGCGCTCTATGAAAACAATCTCCTTTTCTATTGTCTGTGCCAAAAGGTAACCGTTATCCGTGGGAAGATAGTACTTAAATGTAACAACGGTTGATGCATCCGATGGAATCGACGATGGAGTAAGTTTCCATGTAAATGAAAAAGAAGAGACCTGACTTCCATTCAATGTGTATGGCGAGTTCAAATACCTAACAGTTTCAGCATTAGGGTCATATCCATAAACGTCTAAATTTGAATCACTCCACTCAACAACCAATTTTGAGCTCCTCGTGACATTTTCAAAATACGCAAGCCCGCCCATAGGCTCACGATAGTCTAGGTTAAAATAATCATACGAATAGGGCTTTCCATATACATCAATTCGAACACTTATATCCTTTTCATCGAAGTTAAACAGCGCTTTTTCTAAAACGCCCAATTCACCTCTAAAATCGGACACTCTTACATCAAAGTTCAGAGCTTCAACCTGTAACTCACGAAAATCCCGTATCCACGTCGAGCTTCCAACCCACTCCGACCAACTATCATCAATGTCTTCCCAAGACCTATACTCACCCATATCTGGCAATGTATTGTAGCCATTAAAACTCACATCAGCAATATCCCCCAGCACCTCATAGCCGTGCCTATCCCTCCACACATGACCATAACCATCAACCATATCCATCAAATAACTTTTATGCTCTAAATATTTAATCATAACCCTATCCAAACCAATATGCTCAGTATACCTCGGAGTCCAGATGCTACATACCTTTTCAATAGTTTCCATATCACCACCTCCAGACG from Ruficoccus amylovorans harbors:
- the tnpA gene encoding IS66 family insertion sequence element accessory protein TnpA; protein product: MDLELVDTGAKRDSRGRRIESREERERLLESYDGSGLTQKAFARREGVAYNTLVYWLKQRRERSQAGGGVESKPLFHEMTVPSCGASLLEVCLPEGLILRGGDAQSLAALVKALRC
- the tnpB gene encoding IS66 family insertion sequence element accessory protein TnpB (TnpB, as the term is used for proteins encoded by IS66 family insertion elements, is considered an accessory protein, since TnpC, encoded by a neighboring gene, is a DDE family transposase.) — encoded protein: MLSLPHQLRVFVAVEPVDMRKQFDGLWAVARDHLGEDPKGGALFAFTNKTRNRLKLLYFDGTGVWVFAKRIEQGRLSWPIGSDTRKLTITPAAMTMLMNGIDLKQGTLKAWYER
- a CDS encoding RHS repeat domain-containing protein: MNIILERFFYAMSACFYLFYRILTCLVLLALPWSLHATPTWNMGGAVDDPGNLGDGEIPLTDNPAVPGCAGAPRELTGMGFTSIEFNEENGEVVIDYQFGGSDLAVEYMLQYTDGDGYFGDGDSDINEAEDDHYWKEVLLYGFASTVDSRPYGSSVDVYYGVNVRRHYRVVGFDEYGDVVWRSPIGGVMHFQVYDVLKVFSNIDKDNDGYFVDSDISVSERVSSMNFPVRGSSRGYDQPSGGGDMETIEKVCSIWTPRYTEHIGLDRVMIKYLEHKSYLMDMVDGYGHVWRDRHGYEVLGDIADVSFNGYNTLPDMGEYRSWEDIDDSWSEWVGSSTWIRDFRELQVEALNFDVRVSDFRGELGVLEKALFNFDEKDISVRIDVYGKPYSYDYFNLDYREPMGGLAYFENVTRSSKLVVEWSDSNLDVYGYDPNAETVRYLNSPYTLNGSQVSSFSFTWKLTPSSIPSDASTVVTFKYYLPTDNGYLLAQTIEKEIVFIERESSPPPSPNYYNIPISDATGPRYRKIALNGRPIADERPQDANQNDEAKEETYIDAFNLGLVHGVTDIYVPIQGSDLTLSLRRNLTSEIFCENSGLRPTEDPAKPFGACWTSNVCSYVKVVTPQGPDIDQYEEPVRATVIDENGQAFSFVKFGDGWLPMPTSSHEAKSFMTELEEGDDYFLFRHKHGSVLRFNKLSATQEVMRDRVEGSKSQDICSYARLETVTDRMGYQLAYTYSDGDTEGLIPVKIQACRLGTEETVGTPIPGLQIWLRQEGNRVTRVWDPNGNEIDYAYGTVSYDVFDPRVAANVTQDMAVLSEVSFADESTSTYTYEHVTEGDYTPRNPEDLEDVAPYEDPESLAPCDSITQHIDYEHINLESITDANDQTYTFTYGFDHSKETFVTNSVASGYYIQTGNPRYVKKVELPIGESTFELGNNEAGRRMRITTIAEDEDGEDLITDNKTNSVTDAEGFTTTYKFENIQIEVLKQFHQLYQQGDSITRYKDPRILYYTTMRVQHGDLGQEVYTFSPSAGLALASATDLSGNVRNYYYTGAGNGIDVPTALQAVWPNTYSYYDDPTSEKQSVTGVGTLHKYFAYDPTYRKMVSYTDPAGNVTETILDKDWENVPGMPEMEDMGRPIAVRVYAAGGGMPVDQMEYAYGNAGWPGFKTSQTHIGQQPGDPAWSGNLVTGYAPDAQGRVASETIYPTADADGGAVAPLTTTYHYDYNGNLRLATDPKEHSTGFAYDARNRLTRTTFHDDSYIEYTYDKRGNKVLEQDANRHLTGYQYDVLNRRIKVVRDMDGNLSFDSSSRTLTGVGAETDLITLNAYNLVNSLLRTSVVDGPTTRYTYDGIQRVKSQSQRAAENPGLTEDIVTTFVYGKNSGGSVFNVSGFKPTLSVGPRGYRTVVTYDERYQLILSRVEYAQGQFAETKTLYDKNGNPKSVTDPLGHTTLTDFDALNRPTRVTFADATFIETSYTSTRLAWKVVDEMGRETVTEYDRAGRPIVVRQPPVGYIDEGGSWQEAGGAGTGPSVKTFYDAAGNVSRMRNPRGNEWTYTYDARNRQTEEHQPSVAYIDEGGASAGAAQPTIITGYDDVGNITRVTDPRNNTSVTEYDAANRPVYAFTPSVEYWDNGLTTNYLVTESVYDQAGNITETWQGYAGAQSGGSVNRSRRSALNSYDALGRLLATTDAANITVTNNYDAEGNLISVRDGEDQTTTFTYDGLSRNLTTTYGGGDTTTLVYDAMMQTARIDANGHRTDYTYDLRNRLKDVLYAGASEENRSYTYNGVGNIRAVTENKASDTDVEYQYDALNRVVLETSAGVTHRYRYDLAGNRRETVYDILGSNTLTLTSTYDALNRTRTITEGGRTTTYRYDLAGNIRETEQPNSDIIKSTYDSLGRKKAIIGPGVVGSELYVTTNAYDLFGNLKQIGETYPAGNVTARTVTNTYDDANRLLVEAIDWEVGGPDDTVTTYAYDAAHNRTGKIVAVDGVPTSNITYSYANNTLNQLESSTDAISGSETTYTYDANGNRSGSVANAAAGGKVLSYTYDRENRLVKLMEGGGEKHLIDIYPGTDDQEHADLAIQATYYTSTPNAVYRYAYDYRTRRVQRDESGAGGLATVVSFSGGTSVQEYDGGAGTPSVEYIRGSDYGGGIGGLLYSLRGGTPSYKHYNSRGDVVAATDGNSSLTYQAAYEAFGRHGDTASSEEYIAPGATLDRQRANTKDEDPTGLLNEGFRYRDLETGTFITRDPLGFVDGPNLYSYVVQNPWTKFDPRGLSWWSDAYAGFDQMASRMGIPTPITMMRQYQHARDVRQEAIGAYNLMREGGNGRLESGLTAAGVGFSRESGAMDWYEAVQGEKIVKNQGGEISTTPITNPVEVAEKSLTGAAKMTFTGVMGAKLISSFKPTTAPEGSSTSFSSSAETKESTTVTVSRWGREGLRPGDFVMEGKASLANWLKSGKWQPGAGNEFARPSSGQEFQVPRSTLKPPSQAATATWADKGPFGGVKKMLGQRAYVPEKTPEPMPEKMADPKD
- the tnpC gene encoding IS66 family transposase, which codes for MDSDAGSPDVEQLRRIVDEQNGVIAVLREQVDWLKKQLFGAGKSEKLDSAQLRLRLDDLERQLEAVEKQSIAYERRAPKAGKHETPAERFKDLPVEETVVIEPPEVQAEPEAFEKIAEEETLEVDIHPPKLFKRRLVRPRYRRKLDRSQPPVVAPAPRRVIDGSYASAGLLAWIVLSKYVQHQPLYRQEKASSMWGAPLSRKTMTDWVEAVAEWLKPIYNYMRTDLLAGPYIQADETPVRYCDSDHKKGKTEQGWLWAISRPGGDVVFDWRLSRRHGELTSLLDGYTGLLQSDAYGAYEDYASGNKDVIALGCMAHVRRKFYDALASNKREATLVLRLMARLYEREATYREENLVPDERKRRRQRENEITLTRLQKVISLASRKALPKSALGKACAYAISQWPQLVAFQKHGIAEIDNNLMENAIRPSALGKKNFLFIGHPEAGQRSAIIYSIVVSCQRHNIEPFQYLRNILSRLPNMTNQHDISALSPAKWSPIATQA